In Quercus lobata isolate SW786 chromosome 12, ValleyOak3.0 Primary Assembly, whole genome shotgun sequence, a genomic segment contains:
- the LOC115972626 gene encoding N-alpha-acetyltransferase 50 yields the protein MGGGREVPISLEGLRDKNLMQLKKLNTALFPVRYNDKYYADALASGDFTKLAYYGDICVGSIACRLEKKEAGAVRVYIMTLGVLAPYRGLGIGTRLLNHVLELCSKQNISETYLHVQTNNEDAINFYKKFGFEITDTIKNYYTNITPPDCYVVTKYITQSKK from the exons atgggaGGTGGGCGAGAGGTGCCAATATCGCTGGAAGGTTTGAGGGACAAAAACTTGATGCAGCTGAAGAAACTCAACACAGCCCTCTTCCCTGTCCGCTACAACGACAAGTACTACGCCGATGCCCTCGCTTCCGGTGACTTTACGAAGCTCG CATACTATGGTGATATCTGTGTTGGTTCAATCGCATGCCGGCTTGAGAAGAAGGAAGCTGGAGCTGTTCGTGTTTATATCATGACATTGGGTGTCTTAGCACCATATCGTGGGCTAGGCATTG GTACGAGGCTGTTGAACCATGTTCTTGAGCTCTGCTCCAAGCAAAACATTTCTGAGACTTACTTGCATGTGCAGACAAACAACGAAGATGCTATAAATTTTTACAAGAAATTTGGGTTCGAAATCACAGACACCATCAAGAACTACTACACCAACATTACTCCACCAGACTGCTATGTTGTTACAAAGTATATTACTCAATCAAAGAAATAG
- the LOC115972410 gene encoding uncharacterized protein LOC115972410 isoform X1, whose translation MSLCSSLSLSLSLSSPKSFSFLSKTKPLSFNGVSGSPVTYRFRASADVPDFLSADWLESRKKRPFGPRLNFSAEEAVQHQLDALKYNDQPRQDYGIEVMYRFAGFDPFQRSTYFGPFFDLGQFERFRRIFHHSTYRVLLGHKDRKILSGLFVKENRFKQRVWIRGSRPGEEEIFQITMAQAESWWFVGWLLANRKSTSRRRCFCWWFGLLNMQCSHHNVDPCK comes from the exons atgtCGTTGTGTTCATCTTTATCtctatctttatctttatcGTCTCCcaaatctttctctttcttatcgAAAACCAAACCCTTGAGCTTCAATGGTGTCTCAGGCTCACCTGTTACATATCGCTTCAGAGCCTCCGCTGATGTTCCCGATTTTCTCTCTGCCGATTG GCTTGAATCTCGCAAGAAGAGACCTTTTGGCCCTAGATTAAAT TTTAGTGCAGAAGAAGCTGTCCAGCACCAGCTTGATGCATTGAAGTACAATGACCAGCCCCGTCAAGATTATGGAATCGAGGTTATGTACAGG TTTGCTGGATTTGATCCTTTTCAAAGGTCCACCTATTTTGGGCCCTTCTTTGATTTGGGACAG TTTGAACGGTTTAGGCGGATTTTTCACCATTCAACATATCGAGTTTTACTTGGTCATAAGGATAGAAAGATTCTTAGCGGCTTGTTTGTGAAGGAG AACCGATTCAAGCAGAGGGTTTGGATACGAGGAAGTCGCCCAGGGGAAGAAGAAATATTCCAGATTACCATGGCTCAG GCAGAGAGTTGGTGGTTTGTGGGATGGTTATTGGCTAACAGAAAGTCTACTTCACGACGGAGATGCTTTTGCTGGTGGTTTGGCTTATTGAACATGCAATGCAGCCATCATAATGTGGACCCCTGCAAATGA
- the LOC115972410 gene encoding uncharacterized protein LOC115972410 isoform X2, with translation MSLCSSLSLSLSLSSPKSFSFLSKTKPLSFNGVSGSPVTYRFRASADVPDFLSADWLESRKKRPFGPRLNFSAEEAVQHQLDALKYNDQPRQDYGIEVMYRFAGFDPFQRSTYFGPFFDLGQFERFRRIFHHSTYRVLLGHKDRKILSGLFVKENRFKQRVWIRGSRPGEEEIFQITMAQRVGGLWDGYWLTESLLHDGDAFAGGLAY, from the exons atgtCGTTGTGTTCATCTTTATCtctatctttatctttatcGTCTCCcaaatctttctctttcttatcgAAAACCAAACCCTTGAGCTTCAATGGTGTCTCAGGCTCACCTGTTACATATCGCTTCAGAGCCTCCGCTGATGTTCCCGATTTTCTCTCTGCCGATTG GCTTGAATCTCGCAAGAAGAGACCTTTTGGCCCTAGATTAAAT TTTAGTGCAGAAGAAGCTGTCCAGCACCAGCTTGATGCATTGAAGTACAATGACCAGCCCCGTCAAGATTATGGAATCGAGGTTATGTACAGG TTTGCTGGATTTGATCCTTTTCAAAGGTCCACCTATTTTGGGCCCTTCTTTGATTTGGGACAG TTTGAACGGTTTAGGCGGATTTTTCACCATTCAACATATCGAGTTTTACTTGGTCATAAGGATAGAAAGATTCTTAGCGGCTTGTTTGTGAAGGAG AACCGATTCAAGCAGAGGGTTTGGATACGAGGAAGTCGCCCAGGGGAAGAAGAAATATTCCAGATTACCATGGCTCAG AGAGTTGGTGGTTTGTGGGATGGTTATTGGCTAACAGAAAGTCTACTTCACGACGGAGATGCTTTTGCTGGTGGTTTGGCTTATTGA